The genomic interval tgtataatcGGTACCTACTGCTATTTGACAAAATCCACAGATAAAATATTTGTACATGTAATTTTAGAAAAGGATGGTTTATGTTTTGTTATGTTAACTGCCAAACTAATTTATCCTGGGCCACACCGGTTTTCTTCGGTCCTGGGCTAAACTAGTATGTCCGGATATGTGTATGTAGGGTAAGCCGGTTTTGCCTAGAGCAAATGAGTTTGGGCGGAAATCGAGTTTTACCGCTAACATAGACACTGAAAAATGTCGTCAAAAAAGACTAAAGTGTATCATATAAGAAAATAGACAATACATCTTGATTATATTATGAACTACTATGAAATCTCAGATTAATCAAAGTTATTAATTTTGTGAagaatcaaaatgaaaaaaagaattttttataaaagtttcactataataattattaggtattatgttatttcatatattattttcattaaaagaacataataataataatccgtCCCATTTGAAAAGATGTGACTTCATTTCAAAAATACATTAGTCATAATAATCTCTCATGCATGTACAATTgtacacacattttttttaatcattcacAGCGGCATATCAgcaccctaaaaataagtataacaaAAATGTAATATCATTTGTAAAATGTACTTGCatatttgttttaaagataaataaacctttaaatTTAGAGATGTGAGTTTCATTGTTAACGAGAACGAGAATTATGTTTTATACTTAACCAGCTTAcggccgcgacttcatacgcgtggactgcacaaatttcaaacccctgttttacccctttaaaggtagaattttcaaaaatcctttcttagcgggtgtctacgtcataatagctatctgcatgccaaatagcccgatctgtccaatagtttgagatAAAAGATTGATTAGGGTCAACcttgttggaactggctgtaaactaaattgtttatatttaaatatgttcttattcttattttttctaagagttttttgtttttacatccGATGACTTTTTcaacttacttcaaatatatatctcaaacaggacgtccaagtttttccttttactgatattttttccataaaatcaaaatatcccaacacgttatcagcacgaagggctctaggtggaaaaataaaagtggaaaaGTGGTATTAATTGTCCATTGTTGCTGTATTTGTTGCGTACAAGATTGGTTGtgaacaagaaaaaaatattctttcctACTTTAAAATGCGGAATTATTTCCTACATGACGACCTGTGGTTTGTGTTGATGGGTATCCAGAAGGAGATACGACCGCACGAGTAGAAATACGACCGCTGCATCAATGAAGGTGATTCTGTTCGTCATGCTTTCGCCCTGTGGtggactgtacagtgtacatagtTGATTGTACTGTTAATATTCCACCTAAGATGAATAGTGAAGATATTGCGTACGAGGTGCACTCTGACCGTCTGAGCAGGTATCAGCTCTGGCATATGGTTAGGACACTTATGTCGCATAGGCATGAATCAATTGAACTAGAAGAATCATCAGGTAGTTTAGGTCTTAGTTTTTTCTcatgttagttttttttttcttgttcctgtgtattaatattttatgttgagttttttttgtaacacaatttagtttaaagggggatgttggaactggctgtaaactaaattgtttatatttaaatatgttcttattcttattttttctaagagttttttgtttttacatccGATGACTTTTTcaacttacttcaaatatatatctcaaacaggacgtccaagtttttccttttactgatatttttcccataaaatcaaaatatcccaacaaACCTACTACGTATCTGCTGTTGATACAATTCATGCACTCGCACACGCTGGCGCGTGCGGCGGCCGTTGGCCTCTGAACGCTTTAATTAGGTAGTCTCAGATGCGAACttggtatttttaaatcaaaggaGCGCAATTTCGAGCGAAATACATGGAcgttggggccgattctcttgcacACAATTTCtaagtctaaactaaactaaattagcaagtctaaatctagtgctatctttttccgcaagctacattatgaaagggatagcaatagatttagacgtgtcattttagtttagagattgtgtacaacggaattaaccACATTGTAAAGCTTGCCCCACACGAGTAAACATCAGAAAtgcaaagagtattataatatacagggaaTGCAGTAATGCCTCATCTGTCCATAAAATGTCTGCGTAACTGCGTTATTAATACGCAATTCGTATAAAGCTTGACGTTGTGCTGGGTCTGTGTCGCGAAGTGAACCGGAAGAAAGTGGGGTACGGAATACGGATGGAAACCGGCTGAATTTAGCAATTTTGCAAActgcgtacagtacgcggcctcAAGTAATATAAATCGACCTTACTGGGGTTTACCTTTACACCGAAGTGACGCGCTGCCTCGCGTGTATTGGCATTTGGCTCTCAGATACCTATAGCTACGCTGATTGTTAATTTTAAatgataggtacttagtacgTATGttaagacagacagaccgagggacggacggacgaataaACCCAAATTCAGCTATGTCTGTGCACCAACCTTGCTGTGATTACCTATAACTCTATGGCACCAACATGATGTTCTATCTGATAATAATCTATGGTTCTATCAAATGCTTAAAAAGGggtagaacccagagccgtaaaatcagtaaaaaaaaagttctatCAATTTTAACACTGACAGTGACAGTGATTTCTCATTTTTTGAATGATTTTGAAATCCAACTTTATTGAACTTGAAGGACAGTTTTTCTCGTTTTGTATGCGTTTTTTGCACTTTTGTTGTAGAATTTATATTGTCAGACAAAAATGATGGGTGATGTAGATAAGTGGATTGAAATCGCCAAGAGATGTAAATATCTGCCAGAAGATGATCTTCGGGAGCTTTGTAACATCGTTTGCGAGTTGCTACTGGAGGAGCCAAATGTTCAGCCGGTACAAACACCTGTAACCGTATGCGGAGATATCCATGGCCAGGTATATTAGTTTTTTATGGAATATGTTAATTTGCTTTATTTAAATATGAAGGTTTTAGAGGCTTTATACAAACTGAAATCAATGTATACTCACCTAATACTATTTGTGGGTGTCTAGTACCAAAATAATTTGATTCCTATAAAAGTTTGACATAAATCTTTCTGATAAATTAGATAACTTACTGGCTAAATCATAGCCATTTCTGTTACAACCAATATGCTATAACAGGCTCATCAATTGAGTAGTGTACATTTAATTTCAGTTCTACGACTTAGAGGAACTATTTCATATAGGTGGTCAAGTGCCAGAAACTCAATATATATTCATGGGAGATTATGTGGATAGAGGATACTATAGTCTCGAAACTCTTACCTTACTAATGGCACTTAAAGCAAGGTATCCTGACAGGTTAGTGTTTAATTATTACTCTATGACTGTGTCATTGTGTATAAACATGTATCTGATCTTGATGATGTCATGATTCAAGCAAAAGGTTAATGCAAGATGCAAGTTAGTAGAAGAACACATTCCCATTTCACAttagacattgtggctaattccgttgtacacaatctataaactaaactaaaatggcacgtctaaatctattgctatccctttcataatttacttgcggaaaaggatagcattagatttagaccttagtttagtttagagattgtgtacaagagaatcggccccaatgtcgtgcactttttttttaaactatcaaCAAGGAATGTTTAACAAGTCAAGGTTTACATGATGTGTATCATTCCATCTACTTATCAATAAGGTATAATAGTGTTCCTATAAATAATAGTGCATCATATTTTATAGAAACACTCATTAAGAATTATTAGTGTGGTTCTCTTGTCAccacttttttgtctgtttgtATCACATTATTTAATTCATATTGCCACCCcaccatattattttaaatttttgggaTTTTCGCAAATATATGATACCTTATAACTGTGtttattaagtatgtatttacTTCTTAATTTTATGCAACAATGTGATAAAACTTTCAGGATATATTTACTCAGAGGGAATCATGAAACATGTCAAATAACAAAAGTTTATGGGTTCTATGATGAATGTCTTAACAAATATGGGAATGCGAATGCATGGAAGGATTGCTGCAGGGTTTTTGACTTGCTTGCAGTAGCGGCTGTAAGTATAAGGCTAGAGACAAATCAATTGGAAATTATCTTCAGTGTCTCGTCTGCGCTGATACAGTGCAACAACGctctcttggcgcgtggcgaaaatcggaactaacgttcccgtcaagtgtcccctttgttcttgtttgaatagtctgagcctttgttctccaacagcgcccccctgtcaatgtcatttaagtgccaaaagagccttgttgcactgtatGTCTGTCATGTTTCAATGTGTCACATGTtcatgaacatcgacctttagaaggagatagcagagtTGTAGAGCACCTTCTCTGTCATTGAGTCCGATAaaacatataggtatgagtgacagagacaacgctctacaaagccattCTTAAGTctaaatgtcattttaaaggccaatgtacattactttcggccgcgtactgtaccatttaaaaatcaatcacTGCTTACCTGTTAAGACTTCACAAGGAAAATTAATTgtcaatatttaaatatttatttacagttaaTAGATGAAACAGTATTGTGCGTCCATGGAGGACTATCTCCGGAAATATCAATGTTAGATCAGATCAGATGCATCGACAGAAACCAGCAAATACCACACAAAGGTGCCTTTTGTGACTTGCTTTGGTCTGATCCAGCTGATGTTAAGTTgtggtaattaatttaattttttatagacTTTAAGctatttaacataaaacttaaaagCCGGTACATTCATTGTATTTACTATTATGTACCATTGgtatgacaattgacacatgcAAGAAattaaggttgaatatgacacatgtcgtctgaatggtcccctaaagaatCTATCTATCCTATGTAATCTATCTTGAGTATGGATTCCAGTGTTAATGTcccactgtttttttttttctttttaataagaatattagccatgttaaatgactaatattcccctttcctctccaattaagcgtcaggcttgtgctaggagtaggtacgacaatagtgcaacgggcggggtttgaaccgtcgacctctcggttttcagtccactcctataccggttgagctattgaggctcttatttGCCAGAAGCGTCCTTTCTGATAGCAACTCTTCTGGCGCAGTGTTGAGGGCTTTGGTCTTATGACCAAAACCTGGCACTTGGCAGTGCTGGTATGGGGTTAACTTAAGCCTCGagctccctggcacagtggtcgtatttgtgggaggtcccgggttcgattcctggcagggatttggaattttataatttctaaatttctggtctggtctggtgggaggcttcggccgtggctagttaccaccctaccggcaaagccgtgccgccaagcgatttaacgttccgatacgttgctgtgtagaaaccaaagggcatgggtttataaaaaaaactgccataccaggttaacccgcttccatcttagactgcatcgtcacttaccaccaggtgagattgcagtcaagggctaacttgtatgtgaataaaaaaagtaatatttttatcactTTATATAATAATGCTGTAATTCCTAGGTCTGTAAGCCCCAGAGGAGCAGGATGGTTGTTTGGCAGCTATGTCACAGAGCTATTTATGAATTACAATAATTTGAATCTAATATGTCGAGCACATCAGCTTGTAAATGAAGGTATGTACTCATAGTGTTTAAGGTCCATGGATTCCTGTGTGAATTCTCtgatttttcaatgttttagtgTCCATATCAAGGATGCATGCTATACTTATCTGTGATTTCGTCCATTTGGATTAAGATTtcctaaaaatcctgtgagttttgatttttcggaacaaagaatagcctatgtccatcccctgGGATGTAAGATGGGAatctgtaccaaaattcgtttaaacggatggaccgtgataACGTagtagactgacagacacactttcgcatttattataatttacccgcccgcgacttcgtccggcaactgtttgattttccaggataaaaagtaccatatgtccttccccgagatacAAGCTATCGTTGTACCTAATTTTGTCAATATCAgctgaacgaatgggccgtgaaaggcttgcagagagacagacggacagacagacacactttcgcatttataatattagtattagtatgaaagtacggatagtacgcgacaggtctcgatggcaatcggggtgggtacgccccgcacacccgcaaaagtccgggtgacatgcgggtgtgcgaggcgtcccttcgcctcatacctcgactgccatctcgacctgtcgcgtattatactaaagtaggtaggtatatatgaaCAATATACATggctattataatttttttttgttttaggttATAAATATATGTTTGATAAGCGATTAGTCACAGTGTGGTCTGCACCAAACTATTGCTATAGGTGTGGCAATGTAGCCTCAATATTGGAGTTCAAGACTGTCAATGACagaaacgctaaaatatttcaAGCAGTACCCGATAGTGAAAGAGAAGTCCCGCCGCAGCACACTACACCTTACTTTCTATAAATTAAGCTTAATGTTACTTAAGTATTCCAAGTAATTATATCAGATTTTGTATAGTAAATTGTTGTATATTAAAAATAAGCTTTTATTTCTCATCTCTTTATCTATAACAGCCTACTATGTAAGTTATATCAAGTTATTCTGTTCCACTGATCACAAATGGCCTgacccttcggcggtgttcccattagattacaacatgggggtattcaaggggcggatcaacaaattcctgaaagggcggcaacgcattggtggttctctggtactgcaaatgttcatgggcggcggtaatcacttaagcGCGgattaggctgcctgtccactggtgcggagcggagcggagatgtgtattgttgaccaatcagagttttgtcagatAACGGAATgaaattatcacgttatttatcgacaatctgattggtttgctcaacacatctccgctccgctccgcaccagtggacaggcagccttaggcCGTaatccgcctgctcgtttgctcgccatttttattaaaaaaacaaaaaatacagtATACTTTCTACTAAACTTGTGATATAGTGgccttagtatgagattttatatcCCAACATTGATAGGATTCGAGCATTGAAATACAATTGTCAAGACTAAAATGGATCTAAGCTGGTTGATTTAAAGTAAAACATTCAATAATTCCCGATTTTAATTTGGCAAGGTTTCTGCtctgcctgtagatgtatggacgaACTTTGGCTTCAAGTTCATTAATTAACAGGGCTaataaggtccattttacttatacgctgaaatagaatagaatagaaatattttttatttaattaaacttttacaagtacttttgaatcgtcaaacggcattctgaaccagtggtagatgagcattgaccactggttcgaaatgcctttcctaaGATAAGCATTTtgatgctcgaattctatcaatatTGGCGAGATGAAAAATCTTTTACTAACCCTACAGACCAAGTGTATAAGGCCAATCGAAtacaataaaaaacatttttaggaaaattgtttattttgtgAAAATGACAATGAGGTTCGTATAGGTAATTATCACCCTTTATATTAGTCAAGAATCAAGGCCTTTATGAAATTTTTCGATTCAgcatagtataatttttttatccaATACTGTATGATTTTATCAAAGTagcttatagttttattttaatcccTGTTGTAATCGAAAGTATAATCGAAATAGGATTGATCAAAACTTTGCACTCGCACGTAACCGTCCTCGCCACCAGATGCAAAACTCTTGCCATCGGGATGGAATGATAAACTGTTGATTGGTCCAAAGTGGCCTTTGACACGACCAAACTCTTCTTCAAAGACAAGGTGGAAGAATCGGGCGTCAAACTTTCCTTGTCTAGTTGATGTTGTTGTTACCTCCATGGCGTCTTGGCCTCCACCGAGTACCACATGGTCTAAAATAGGACTGAGAGCAGCTGAGTTCACTGGACGTTCAGTTTTGTACTCTTTGAGGAGTTCAAGGGAGCTAGTGTCGAACAGTTTGGCGGTTTGATCCTTGGAAGCTGTGATGAACATGGTGCCGTCACGTGAAAGCTGCATGTCATTGACCTGATGTGTGTGTTCCTTGATTGAATGCAATTTTTTGCCAgtctgtaaaaaatattatattttgtgttaATTAATCTTTAAGAAGCTATACCATTAACATTTTGAGTTGGAAAGAGAGACATATTAACATCTGTTGGCCTTAAATAAATGTAATGATGATGAGATGATGATTTAAAAatgagagggttccgtactatagtcttaatttttcgtcattttatacaataaatcaaaaacttatgCGAAAAAAGACTGTTCTTGAATCTACAggtaccctttcatatgataccccacttggtatagtaatcttactttgaaagttaaaaatactaattattcactcatgaacacgttttaatatttttttgt from Maniola hyperantus chromosome 4, iAphHyp1.2, whole genome shotgun sequence carries:
- the PpV gene encoding serine/threonine-protein phosphatase 6 catalytic subunit; its protein translation is MMGDVDKWIEIAKRCKYLPEDDLRELCNIVCELLLEEPNVQPVQTPVTVCGDIHGQFYDLEELFHIGGQVPETQYIFMGDYVDRGYYSLETLTLLMALKARYPDRIYLLRGNHETCQITKVYGFYDECLNKYGNANAWKDCCRVFDLLAVAALIDETVLCVHGGLSPEISMLDQIRCIDRNQQIPHKGAFCDLLWSDPADVKLWSVSPRGAGWLFGSYVTELFMNYNNLNLICRAHQLVNEGYKYMFDKRLVTVWSAPNYCYRCGNVASILEFKTVNDRNAKIFQAVPDSEREVPPQHTTPYFL